From the genome of Streptomyces sp. JH34:
TCAGCAGGCTGAGACTGGCCTGGCTGGTGGTCGTCCCGTGCCCGGCGACCAGCAGCAGGCGGCACATCGGGACCATCTCCTCGACGGTGAGGTTCCCCGTGCGCACCTGGTCGACGACGAGACGGCTCAGCAGGTCGTCGCCGGGCTCGGGCATCCGCATGCGTTCCTCGACCACGTCGCGCAGCAGGCCGTCCAGCTCGTCGCGGGCGGCGGCGACCTGTGCGGGCGGGTAGCCGCGGTCGATGAGGATGCCCGCACGGTTCTCGATCAGCTCGCGCTGCTCGTCGGACACACCGAAGAGCAGGGCGATGACCCGGGAGGGGACGGGGATCGTCAGCCCGCGCACCAGATCCACCGGGCGCTCGCCCCGGGTCAGTTCGCCGAGCATCTCGTCCAGGTGCTCCCGCAGCACGGGCCGCATCGCCTCGGCCCTGCCGTGCAGGAAGTCGCGGGTGAGCATGGACCGCAGCCGTGAGTGGTCGGGGTCGTCCATACGGATGAAGGACGCGGTGTGGGGCTTGTCCCGCACCAGGGGGGACGTGGTCGTCATCATCGGGAAGCCGGGCGCGCTGGTCACCGCGGTGAACCTGCGGTCGCCCAGCACCGCGCGGACGTGCGGGTGCGCGGTGACCAGCCACACCTGGCTGCCGTCCCACATCGTGATGCGGCTCGCGGCCGGACCGGACCTCAGCAGTGCGAGCGGCGGCGGCGGATCGACCGGGGAGACGCGTTCCATCGGGTAGGACGGCACGGCGGTCATCTTCGGGGATGCTGCGTCCTGCGTCATGGGGTCCCACCTATCGCTGCACGGGCATGCCGACGTGAAGTAGCGGGCCCATCCTCACCGCCCGTCCCGCGCCACCCCCTTCGGGGCGGGCCGACCCGCATAACCGGCCACGAACGCACATAACCGCGGGCGCCGGAAGGCGTTCACCTGCTGTCGGACCGGCTGGTACGTTCGGCGCGCCGTACCGTCGGACGCCTTTCGGCCGGATTCCCGCTCCGGCCCACCACCCCGAGAACGAGGACCACATGAGTTCATCGCTAGAGGGACACGTCGCACTCGTCACAGGAGCAGGCTCAGGAATCGGCCGGGCAACCGCCCGCGCCCTTGCCGCGGCTGGGGCGTCGGTCGCCGTCGCCGGGCGGCGCGTCGACCGGCTCGAGGAACTGCGCGACGAACTGGAGGCCGCGGGCGGCACCGTCCTGGTCCTCGAGCTGGACGTCACCGACGAGCAGGCCGTGGCCGCCGCCGTGCGGTCCACGACCGAGCGGCTCGGCCGGCTCGACATCCTGGTCAACAACGCGGGGCTGATGCTGCTGGGGCCGGTGGAGGACGCCGACACCACCGACTGGACGCGGATGATGGACACCAACGTGATGGGCCTGATGTACGTGACCCACGCGGCGCTCCCCGAACTGATCAGGAACCAGGGGACGATCGTCCAGATCTCGTCCATCGCCGCCCGGGTCGTCGGACGCGGCAGCGCCGTCTACAACGCCACCAAGTTCGCCGTGAACGGGTTCAGCGAGGGGCTGCGCCAGGAGGTGACCGAACGCGGGGTGCGCGTGGTGGTCATCGAGCCGGGCACCGTGGAGACGGAACTGCGCGAGCACATCACGCACGCGCCGTCCAAGGCCGCGATCACCGAACGGGTGTCGAAGATCCGTCAGTTGCAGAGTGAGGACATCGCCGACGCGGTGCTGTACGCGGTCACCGCTCCCCCGCACGCGACGGTCAACGAGATCTTCATCCGGCCCACCGACCAGGCCTGAACGGTCCGTCCGGCGGGCGCCCCTCGGTGGGGTGCCCGCCGTCGTGCTGTCCGGGGCACGGGGTGAGAGGAGCGAGCGAAGAGAACGCCTGCCTAACGTGAGCCGCATCAGGCCGTCACAGGTGAAGAAGAGGCGTCATCCATAACCGTAAGGAAGCCGTCCGTGCCTTCTGCGATACACGTGCCCTCCGTTCCCGACCGGTCGACGCGCTTGCCCCTGTCGCGTCCGGATCTTCGACTGCTGGACGCGATCGGACAGTGCGGCGACCTCGCCGAAGCGGCCCGCAGGGCGGGGCTGAGAGCACCGGCCGCCGAGCGGCGGCTCGAGAGGCTGGACCAGGCGACCGGGCTGCGGCTCACGCTGCGGGACGCGCGTACCGCCCGGCTGAGCGCGGACGGCACCCGGGTGCTCGTGGCGGGGCGGCGCTTCTTCCGGCAGGTCGACCAGGCCGTCCAGACCGAGATCTACGGACGCGGCACCGAGGCCCTGAACGCGCCCCGCATCCTGGACATCGCCACCGCAGAGCCGCTGATGGAGGATCTGGTCGAGGACGCGGCCGACTCCCTGGGCATCCTTCTGTCGG
Proteins encoded in this window:
- a CDS encoding cytochrome P450 translates to MTQDAASPKMTAVPSYPMERVSPVDPPPPLALLRSGPAASRITMWDGSQVWLVTAHPHVRAVLGDRRFTAVTSAPGFPMMTTTSPLVRDKPHTASFIRMDDPDHSRLRSMLTRDFLHGRAEAMRPVLREHLDEMLGELTRGERPVDLVRGLTIPVPSRVIALLFGVSDEQRELIENRAGILIDRGYPPAQVAAARDELDGLLRDVVEERMRMPEPGDDLLSRLVVDQVRTGNLTVEEMVPMCRLLLVAGHGTTTSQASLSLLSLVTDQGLADTLAKDPELLPKAVEELLRYHSIVQNGLARAALEDVEVGDVTIRAGEGVVVSLSAGNRDEAVFPDPDTLDPARDARRHVAFGHGIHQCLGQWLAKVELEEMLSAVLRWMPGARLAVPFADLDFRHEVSSYGLGALPVTW
- a CDS encoding SDR family oxidoreductase — protein: MSSSLEGHVALVTGAGSGIGRATARALAAAGASVAVAGRRVDRLEELRDELEAAGGTVLVLELDVTDEQAVAAAVRSTTERLGRLDILVNNAGLMLLGPVEDADTTDWTRMMDTNVMGLMYVTHAALPELIRNQGTIVQISSIAARVVGRGSAVYNATKFAVNGFSEGLRQEVTERGVRVVVIEPGTVETELREHITHAPSKAAITERVSKIRQLQSEDIADAVLYAVTAPPHATVNEIFIRPTDQA